In Thermotomaculum hydrothermale, a single genomic region encodes these proteins:
- a CDS encoding Mut7-C RNAse domain-containing protein, which translates to MKFICDCMLGTLAKWLRILGYDTLFFPYARDDFLIKLAEKGERILLTKDRELAESFEKSYFVKSEKLERQLCEVIKSFSLKKREKSRCSVCNGELEKLNKDEIRNLVPYYVFQTQETFFRCKNCGKIYWKGTHVEKIERFIEKVYQDMDCE; encoded by the coding sequence ATGAAATTTATTTGCGATTGTATGCTTGGCACTCTTGCTAAATGGTTAAGAATTTTAGGGTATGACACTCTTTTTTTCCCATATGCAAGGGATGATTTTTTAATAAAACTTGCAGAAAAGGGGGAAAGGATTTTATTGACAAAAGACAGAGAGCTTGCAGAAAGTTTTGAGAAGTCTTACTTTGTGAAATCAGAGAAACTTGAAAGACAACTCTGCGAGGTTATAAAAAGTTTTTCTCTTAAAAAAAGGGAAAAATCAAGGTGTTCAGTTTGCAATGGTGAGCTTGAAAAGTTAAATAAAGATGAAATAAGAAACCTTGTTCCATACTATGTTTTTCAAACTCAAGAGACATTTTTCAGGTGTAAAAATTGCGGGAAAATTTACTGGAAGGGAACCCACGTTGAAAAAATAGAAAGATTTATTGAAAAAGTGTATCAGGATATGGATTGTGAATAA
- a CDS encoding substrate-binding periplasmic protein, producing MNKLLKTSLLAIFFLVFLSLFQAKSKDIKVLKVYTFNRPPLYIVKGNKFFGILVEKIKKILDKAKINYKFIEMPPARILHQLKIEVNACSIGWLKNKEREKSYIYSKPFFIENNYFIIVMRKNLNPEYKNLFKSPFFTIALVKGFSYGDEIDKLLANSKIKKFRIPNANAKMLLKMVKNNRVDMTIVSREEAEAFLKDSEFENSIKLIPFNERNCIKRYIIFSKKTDRDIIKRINNAIDDLENKE from the coding sequence ATGAATAAGTTATTAAAAACATCTTTGTTAGCTATCTTTTTCTTGGTTTTCCTTTCGCTTTTTCAGGCAAAAAGTAAGGATATAAAAGTACTCAAGGTTTACACATTTAATAGACCACCTTTATACATTGTAAAGGGGAACAAATTTTTTGGAATCCTTGTAGAAAAAATCAAAAAGATACTGGATAAAGCAAAGATTAACTATAAATTTATTGAAATGCCTCCTGCAAGGATACTGCATCAACTGAAAATTGAAGTAAATGCATGCTCCATAGGGTGGTTAAAAAATAAAGAAAGGGAAAAATCCTATATTTATAGCAAACCTTTTTTTATTGAGAACAACTATTTTATTATTGTAATGAGAAAAAACTTAAATCCAGAATATAAGAATCTCTTTAAATCCCCTTTTTTTACAATAGCACTGGTGAAGGGTTTTTCATACGGTGATGAAATAGATAAATTACTTGCAAACTCAAAAATCAAAAAATTCAGGATACCTAACGCTAATGCAAAAATGCTTTTAAAAATGGTAAAAAACAACAGGGTTGATATGACTATAGTGTCAAGGGAAGAGGCTGAAGCTTTTTTAAAAGACAGTGAATTTGAAAATTCAATAAAACTTATTCCATTTAATGAAAGAAACTGCATAAAAAGGTATATCATTTTCAGCAAAAAAACAGATAGAGACATAATTAAAAGAATAAACAATGCAATAGATGATTTAGAGAATAAGGAATAA
- a CDS encoding TonB family protein yields MRQRREITLFESLMIAILLTLILYFASDRIFFANFIKNINKIIQTASKNSKEIKFTFVDLPEETPVKENPNAKLYSDISRKASGGRGKKSNTPYSKGNTPEVIIKKGMVVKSRRMKSLPQPQQLLKKTIKEKGKNLKQKKNTEGQSTAEALQGQNEKQKMAKVMKKKPYLNTENLFSATKPEVYSNENGGLTIPGNFSIDTQGFDLGPYAKLIQQKVKSNWIIPPVVRDLFLKGVVKVEFDIKKNGEIENLQFVKKTGIDPLDMAAFLAIKYSNPFPPLPSFIKKDRIHVKWTFYYYVKMK; encoded by the coding sequence ATGAGGCAGAGGCGAGAGATAACCCTGTTTGAAAGCCTGATGATAGCAATTTTGTTAACGCTTATTCTCTACTTTGCATCAGATAGGATTTTCTTTGCAAATTTTATAAAAAATATTAATAAGATTATTCAAACTGCATCAAAGAACAGCAAGGAGATAAAGTTTACCTTTGTAGATTTGCCTGAGGAAACCCCTGTTAAAGAAAATCCCAATGCAAAACTATACTCAGACATTTCAAGAAAAGCATCAGGGGGAAGGGGAAAGAAATCAAACACCCCGTATTCAAAAGGAAATACCCCTGAAGTTATTATTAAAAAAGGTATGGTTGTAAAATCAAGAAGGATGAAATCACTTCCACAGCCTCAACAATTGCTTAAAAAAACAATAAAAGAGAAGGGAAAAAACTTAAAACAGAAAAAAAACACTGAAGGGCAGAGCACTGCTGAAGCCCTTCAAGGCCAGAATGAAAAGCAAAAAATGGCAAAGGTTATGAAGAAAAAACCTTATTTAAATACGGAGAATCTTTTTTCTGCAACAAAGCCAGAAGTTTACAGCAATGAAAATGGTGGTTTAACAATTCCAGGTAACTTCTCAATAGACACCCAGGGCTTTGATTTAGGGCCTTATGCAAAACTAATTCAGCAAAAGGTAAAATCAAACTGGATTATTCCCCCTGTTGTAAGGGATTTATTTTTAAAGGGAGTGGTTAAGGTTGAGTTTGACATAAAGAAAAACGGGGAGATTGAAAACCTTCAATTTGTAAAAAAAACAGGGATAGACCCTCTTGATATGGCAGCATTTCTTGCAATTAAGTACTCCAACCCCTTTCCACCTCTTCCGTCCTTTATAAAAAAAGACAGAATACATGTTAAATGGACATTTTACTACTATGTGAAAATGAAATAA
- a CDS encoding serine hydrolase encodes MFQGILGDIDLRGLTPSYSLAVVKNSQIVFFEGYPDFFVYDCASITKPLVTFPIVEKCFDLEEDARDYFSELPYSIKIKELVNHTSGLIPWLPLYLFKNSYRETIIEKGFKGKKGEKVYSCLNYILLKELVELNLKKPFKEIAEDFFKDFKNCFLPPLKCVNVAPTERGNVFEYNLAKDFVKNPDKRKFRLNRIIKGETHDLNSHYSNGIAGNSGLFANVFGVKLLIENLLEIQNFYLPLFERDDYFYHLGFTGTGIAIDKKQNVFVIFLSNYICPERKDINFSSIRYRIFKKCFERFV; translated from the coding sequence ATGTTTCAGGGAATTTTAGGGGATATTGATTTGAGGGGGCTTACCCCCTCTTATTCCCTTGCTGTCGTAAAAAATAGTCAGATTGTTTTTTTTGAAGGTTATCCTGATTTTTTTGTTTACGATTGTGCCTCTATAACAAAACCGCTTGTTACATTCCCTATTGTTGAGAAGTGTTTTGATTTAGAAGAGGATGCAAGGGATTATTTCTCTGAACTTCCATATTCAATAAAGATAAAGGAATTAGTAAACCACACCTCTGGTTTAATCCCATGGTTACCCCTTTACCTTTTTAAAAACTCTTACAGAGAAACAATTATTGAAAAAGGGTTTAAGGGGAAGAAAGGAGAAAAGGTTTACTCCTGTTTGAATTATATTTTGTTGAAAGAATTAGTTGAATTAAACTTGAAAAAACCATTTAAGGAAATTGCAGAAGATTTTTTCAAGGATTTTAAGAATTGCTTTCTTCCCCCTTTAAAATGTGTAAATGTTGCTCCGACTGAGAGGGGGAATGTATTTGAATACAACCTTGCTAAAGATTTTGTTAAAAATCCAGATAAAAGAAAATTCAGGCTAAACAGGATAATTAAAGGGGAAACCCATGACTTAAATTCCCATTATTCAAATGGAATTGCTGGTAATTCAGGCCTTTTCGCAAATGTTTTTGGAGTTAAATTGCTAATTGAAAATCTTTTGGAAATACAAAACTTTTACCTGCCGCTTTTTGAAAGAGATGATTACTTTTATCACCTTGGTTTTACAGGCACTGGAATAGCAATTGACAAAAAACAAAATGTTTTTGTTATTTTTCTGTCAAACTATATATGCCCTGAGAGGAAGGATATTAATTTTTCTTCCATAAGGTACAGGATTTTTAAAAAATGTTTTGAGAGATTTGTATGA
- a CDS encoding Gfo/Idh/MocA family protein — protein sequence MRKVKTAVIGTGHLGKFHARVLSELPQSDFKYVVDIDEKTGREIASKYGVEFVKDFREIKEKVEAVVIATPTVLHFEIAKFFLENGIHVLVEKPITDKVEDGEKLISLAKEKGLKLQVGHIERFNPAFVSLAKECKSPSFIKTSRLSPFTGRSVDIDVVLDLMIHDIDLVLKLADSKVKRITVKGSKVVTKKTDIAFALIEFENGCLAELSVSRVSEDRDRSIRVFDKDCYYSANLNNRTLKKVFYKGKELVSKQLEVVNKDQLEAEDGAFLDSVLENSNVPVSGEDGVKALKLTKTISEMIENGECFREF from the coding sequence ATGAGAAAGGTAAAAACAGCGGTAATAGGCACAGGCCATTTAGGGAAGTTTCACGCAAGGGTTTTAAGCGAACTTCCTCAATCAGATTTTAAATATGTTGTTGATATTGATGAAAAAACAGGGAGAGAGATTGCTTCAAAATACGGTGTGGAATTTGTTAAAGATTTCAGGGAGATAAAGGAAAAAGTTGAGGCTGTTGTTATTGCAACCCCAACTGTTTTGCACTTTGAAATTGCAAAGTTTTTCCTTGAAAATGGAATTCATGTACTTGTTGAAAAGCCTATTACAGACAAAGTTGAAGACGGAGAGAAGTTGATTTCTCTTGCTAAAGAAAAGGGTTTGAAGTTGCAGGTTGGGCATATTGAAAGGTTTAACCCTGCATTTGTTTCTCTGGCAAAGGAGTGCAAAAGCCCCTCTTTTATAAAAACTTCAAGGCTGTCCCCATTTACTGGGAGAAGTGTTGACATTGATGTTGTGCTTGACTTAATGATTCACGATATAGACCTTGTATTAAAGCTTGCAGATTCAAAGGTAAAGAGAATTACGGTAAAGGGGAGCAAGGTTGTAACTAAAAAAACAGACATAGCCTTTGCTTTAATTGAATTTGAAAATGGTTGCCTTGCTGAATTAAGTGTTTCAAGGGTGTCAGAAGACAGAGACAGAAGCATAAGGGTTTTTGATAAAGATTGCTATTATTCTGCAAATTTAAACAATAGAACACTTAAAAAGGTTTTTTATAAGGGAAAGGAATTAGTTTCAAAACAGCTTGAGGTTGTAAATAAAGACCAATTGGAAGCTGAAGACGGGGCTTTTCTTGACTCTGTGTTGGAAAATAGTAATGTACCTGTTTCGGGAGAGGATGGGGTAAAAGCACTTAAACTTACAAAAACAATTTCTGAGATGATTGAAAACGGGGAATGTTTCAGGGAATTTTAG
- a CDS encoding S9 family peptidase: MKKLTIFFIVVLLSLSVFSATVDKALEFMLPAGYTVNPDIYISKDSTFTTENGVVKPVEVSQIVLPEATNPYTKIVSFYLTVNSFKKGKIEVKGSDNLKIYVDGKEKKNKSELALTTGKHRFVISFFAKGDEKKSISIELKDIDGIVSLDYKKYVDHNDYTDFWYPYYFTTDKSGKFVAVVISKRDKKGKRKVETALFLNNDFSHYLSFENCKSPVFSHSGDFLLLLKKKTILKVDLNTLETKEIFKSEKSISKLSLSPDDKIIYFLISDTFKSKKRNFEILEHLYEKTPFYKTENAIFSVSIDGKTLRKVVDPNYIDSFAVDGKKIVYFVSKHIDKYPWAKTVVFEKDLTYLKERKIGEYNIGSENPVGSTIIDGDYVYFTAQKEEYNEKIPANYYDNCLYSLNLKTGEIKPLTKNEKFTTGIDIIYAYQTSNTLQKTGDSIAMITTEEGRGEIYLYNLKNGNLKKIERPENLLTTGFKITSNGIYYLASDFNHYPALYRGEKRLFVFEPESLQKRIVLSPYKYFKFKSKTGYDINNYLIFPANYDANKKYPLIVFYYGGVVPCGNPFHPVFQYLSNNGYFVFLTTPRGAVGKGEKFAAEHCNEWGEKSAADLIEATKWICNQIKSIDKNKLGAYSGSYGGFLANTLAYKTTVFKALVSEYGISNIASYWGGGYWGYLYGMTALHGTYPWNAKDVYVDKSPLYNADKVKTPLLLMHGTADVNVPTIESDQFFTALKVLGKDTVYIRFFNEDHGMKGKFANWIGQENFLVAWFDKYLKGESGYWDYLVEKNRDKIKHTPFKKFFNYTEEKK, from the coding sequence ATGAAGAAATTAACTATATTTTTTATTGTTGTGTTGCTTTCCTTATCAGTTTTTTCTGCAACGGTTGATAAAGCGCTTGAATTTATGCTGCCAGCAGGATACACGGTAAATCCTGATATTTATATTTCAAAGGATTCAACTTTTACAACAGAAAATGGGGTTGTTAAGCCTGTTGAGGTTTCTCAAATTGTTTTACCGGAAGCAACAAACCCCTATACAAAGATTGTAAGTTTTTATTTGACGGTTAATTCCTTTAAAAAGGGTAAGATAGAGGTTAAGGGAAGTGATAACTTGAAAATTTATGTGGATGGTAAAGAGAAAAAAAATAAAAGTGAATTAGCCCTTACAACCGGGAAGCACAGGTTTGTTATATCATTTTTTGCAAAAGGAGATGAGAAAAAGTCAATATCAATTGAATTAAAAGATATTGACGGAATAGTTTCCCTTGATTACAAAAAATATGTTGACCACAACGATTACACAGATTTCTGGTATCCATATTACTTTACGACAGATAAAAGCGGGAAATTTGTTGCTGTTGTAATTTCAAAGAGGGATAAAAAAGGCAAGAGAAAGGTTGAAACGGCACTCTTTTTAAACAATGATTTTTCACATTACCTGTCTTTTGAAAACTGCAAAAGTCCCGTGTTTTCTCATTCTGGAGATTTTCTTTTACTTTTAAAAAAGAAGACTATTTTAAAGGTTGATTTAAACACCCTTGAAACCAAAGAGATTTTCAAATCAGAAAAATCAATATCAAAACTCTCCCTTTCCCCTGATGATAAAATTATCTATTTTCTAATCTCTGATACTTTTAAAAGCAAAAAGAGAAACTTTGAAATATTAGAGCATCTATACGAAAAAACCCCATTTTACAAAACTGAAAATGCAATTTTTTCTGTAAGTATTGATGGGAAAACATTGAGAAAGGTTGTTGACCCTAATTACATTGATTCTTTTGCAGTTGATGGTAAAAAGATTGTTTACTTTGTTTCAAAACATATTGATAAGTATCCATGGGCTAAAACTGTTGTTTTTGAAAAGGATTTAACCTATTTGAAAGAGAGAAAGATAGGGGAGTATAACATAGGCTCTGAAAACCCTGTTGGTTCAACAATTATTGATGGAGACTATGTTTACTTTACAGCACAGAAGGAAGAGTACAACGAAAAAATCCCTGCGAATTACTATGATAACTGTCTTTATTCTCTAAACCTTAAAACAGGTGAGATTAAACCATTAACAAAAAATGAAAAATTTACAACAGGGATTGACATTATATACGCTTATCAAACCTCTAATACATTGCAGAAGACAGGAGATTCAATTGCAATGATTACAACTGAAGAGGGAAGAGGGGAAATTTACCTTTACAATTTAAAAAATGGAAATTTAAAAAAGATTGAAAGGCCTGAAAACCTTTTAACCACAGGTTTTAAAATTACCTCAAACGGAATTTATTACCTTGCAAGCGACTTTAATCACTATCCTGCATTGTACAGAGGGGAGAAAAGACTGTTTGTTTTTGAGCCTGAATCTCTTCAAAAAAGGATTGTACTTTCCCCTTACAAATACTTTAAATTTAAGTCAAAAACAGGCTATGATATAAACAATTACCTTATTTTTCCTGCAAATTACGACGCAAATAAAAAGTATCCTTTAATTGTTTTTTACTATGGCGGGGTTGTGCCATGCGGAAACCCATTTCATCCTGTATTTCAATACCTTTCAAATAACGGTTACTTTGTTTTCCTTACAACACCGAGGGGTGCAGTTGGAAAGGGAGAGAAGTTTGCTGCGGAGCATTGCAATGAGTGGGGAGAAAAGAGTGCAGCTGATTTAATTGAGGCTACAAAGTGGATTTGCAATCAGATTAAAAGCATAGATAAAAACAAGCTTGGTGCTTACAGCGGAAGTTACGGCGGGTTTTTAGCAAACACCCTTGCATACAAGACAACTGTTTTCAAGGCGCTTGTTTCAGAGTATGGCATTTCAAACATTGCTTCATACTGGGGTGGCGGATACTGGGGATACCTTTACGGAATGACAGCCCTTCACGGCACCTACCCATGGAATGCAAAGGATGTTTATGTTGACAAATCCCCGCTTTACAATGCAGATAAAGTAAAAACGCCGCTATTGCTTATGCACGGCACCGCTGATGTAAATGTGCCAACAATTGAATCAGACCAATTCTTTACAGCCCTTAAGGTTTTAGGGAAAGATACGGTTTACATAAGATTCTTCAATGAAGACCACGGAATGAAGGGCAAGTTTGCAAACTGGATTGGCCAGGAAAACTTCCTTGTTGCCTGGTTTGATAAGTACCTTAAAGGAGAGAGCGGATACTGGGATTATTTGGTTGAAAAAAACAGGGATAAAATAAAGCATACCCCGTTTAAAAAATTTTTTAATTACACTGAGGAGAAAAAATGA
- a CDS encoding c-type cytochrome — protein sequence MNYPVWFLPSIGGGTLIAFIAIVHVFVSHFAVGGGAYLIALEKKAYNEESNELLEITKRFAKFFILLTMVFGSITGVGIWFITALVNPGGISLLIHNFVFGWAAEWVFFVLEIIAAFVYYYTFGKMDRKTHLKIGWIYFISAWMSLFLITGIIDFMLTPGTWLKTHNFWNGFFNPSFIPSVGFRTFMSFLMAGVFGLFVLSFYKNNEAKEKFVKYSALWVTISIILMIPFALWYVSVLPSEAKALVLGKSPEIVRTTKVIITSGIIGFVLGLIVFFKPSFNKAYIAFIIFLTGFFVIGSFEWTREAARRPYVINKVMYSNMILESQLETLKKDGFLKHAKWVSAREITNENKRQVGKELFIHQCYACHTIGGFNNDIKEKAASMSYTALTKYIEKIHKVRYFMPPFAGNEEEAKALAAFIAGDLLGKEVKEPVKKALDGKTIFEDNCSSCHEPSDFEDLIAGWDKAKIRKALDMLDKLNEEMPPFEGTPQEKDTLTEYLFKIAGGEK from the coding sequence ATGAATTATCCTGTATGGTTTTTGCCTTCAATAGGCGGGGGCACCTTAATAGCATTTATCGCTATTGTGCATGTTTTTGTGTCCCACTTTGCGGTTGGGGGAGGTGCTTACCTTATTGCTTTAGAAAAAAAAGCATACAATGAGGAAAGCAATGAATTACTTGAAATTACAAAGAGGTTTGCAAAGTTTTTTATCCTTTTAACAATGGTTTTCGGTTCAATTACAGGTGTTGGTATATGGTTTATTACAGCACTTGTTAACCCCGGGGGAATTTCCCTGCTTATCCACAACTTTGTATTTGGATGGGCTGCTGAATGGGTTTTCTTTGTACTTGAGATTATCGCAGCCTTTGTTTACTATTACACTTTTGGAAAGATGGATAGAAAAACTCACCTGAAAATTGGCTGGATTTACTTTATATCTGCATGGATGAGTTTATTCTTAATTACAGGAATTATTGACTTTATGTTAACACCAGGCACATGGCTTAAAACACACAATTTCTGGAATGGCTTTTTCAACCCTTCCTTTATTCCATCAGTAGGCTTCAGGACTTTTATGTCTTTCCTTATGGCAGGGGTGTTTGGTTTGTTTGTTCTATCATTTTATAAAAATAATGAGGCAAAGGAAAAATTTGTAAAATACTCAGCATTGTGGGTAACAATTTCCATTATTTTGATGATACCATTTGCTTTGTGGTATGTGTCTGTCCTTCCTTCTGAAGCAAAAGCGCTTGTATTAGGGAAATCACCTGAGATTGTTAGAACAACAAAGGTTATCATTACAAGCGGGATTATAGGGTTTGTTTTAGGCTTGATTGTTTTCTTTAAACCTTCATTTAATAAAGCATATATAGCATTCATTATTTTCCTTACAGGATTCTTTGTAATTGGCTCTTTTGAATGGACAAGGGAAGCGGCAAGAAGGCCTTATGTTATAAATAAGGTTATGTATTCAAATATGATTTTAGAGAGTCAACTTGAAACCTTGAAAAAAGATGGTTTTCTAAAACACGCAAAATGGGTTAGTGCAAGAGAGATAACAAATGAAAACAAAAGACAGGTGGGAAAAGAACTTTTTATCCACCAGTGTTATGCGTGCCATACAATAGGTGGATTCAATAATGACATAAAAGAAAAAGCAGCTTCTATGAGTTACACCGCCCTTACAAAATACATTGAAAAGATACACAAGGTAAGATACTTTATGCCACCTTTTGCAGGAAATGAAGAGGAAGCAAAGGCTCTTGCAGCTTTTATAGCAGGTGATTTATTAGGCAAAGAGGTTAAAGAACCTGTAAAAAAAGCACTTGATGGAAAAACAATATTTGAAGACAATTGCTCATCATGCCATGAACCATCAGATTTTGAAGATTTAATTGCTGGCTGGGACAAAGCAAAGATAAGAAAAGCCCTTGATATGCTTGATAAACTAAATGAAGAAATGCCACCTTTTGAGGGCACACCTCAGGAAAAAGACACATTAACCGAATACCTTTTCAAAATTGCAGGGGGTGAAAAATGA
- a CDS encoding NADP-dependent isocitrate dehydrogenase, with amino-acid sequence MNKIIWTKTDEAPYLATFALLPVVRGFLKKGGIEVDLKDISLAGRILATFPDYLEEGQRVPDDLKELGELVEKKGTKIIKLPNISASVVQLKAAIEELQKKGYKVPDYPEEPQTEEEKKIHERYQVCLGSAVNPVLRQGNSDRRAPKALKEYVKKNPKAAGLPLRDWEKDSKAHVAHMEKGDFFEHEQSFTAERDMTVRIEFVDKNGNVKVLKDNLKVDEGEILSSTYISVKELKKYFEKEIKDAKDKDLLLSLHLKATMMKVSDPPIFGHAVTTFFKDVFEKYEKEFKEIGVNPNNGLVDLYKKIEKLPAEKQEEIKKAIEESYKNNPDLAMVDSDKGITNLHAPNLVIVDASMPVVIREGGKMWDKNGELKQTKALIPDRCYATMYKEIVEDCKKNGKFDRTTIGTVQNIGLMAKKAEEYGSHDKTFVLEDDGIVRIVDENGKVYTEHKVEKHDIWRAYSAKDIAIKDWVGLAVHRAKVTGFTTIFWLDNERAHDREVIKKVEKYLKDYDTEGLDIKILKPEEAMKETLKRFRAGKDTISVTGNVLRDYLTDLFPIIEIGTSAKVLSIVPLLAGGGLFETGAGGSAPKHIQQFIEQGHLRWDSTAEFNAVGATLEFMEQKEGHKKAGVMGRAVEKAVSTLLENEQWPGRKVGQLDNRGSQAYFTLYWAEALAEQNEDNELKEAFKPIAEKLRENIDTIIKEISESEGKPADIDGYYFPDEEKVTKAMLPSKTFVSILEEYLGEKVFN; translated from the coding sequence GTGAATAAGATTATCTGGACTAAAACAGACGAAGCACCCTATCTTGCAACATTTGCATTGTTGCCGGTTGTAAGGGGCTTTTTGAAAAAGGGCGGAATTGAGGTTGATTTAAAAGACATTTCATTGGCAGGAAGAATCCTTGCAACATTTCCAGATTACCTTGAAGAGGGGCAGAGGGTTCCTGATGATTTGAAAGAATTAGGAGAATTGGTAGAAAAAAAAGGAACTAAGATAATTAAATTGCCAAACATTAGTGCTTCAGTTGTTCAGTTAAAAGCAGCAATTGAAGAGTTGCAGAAAAAGGGTTACAAGGTCCCAGATTACCCTGAAGAGCCACAAACTGAAGAGGAAAAGAAAATTCACGAAAGGTATCAGGTTTGCCTTGGCAGTGCTGTTAACCCTGTATTGAGGCAGGGTAACTCAGATAGAAGGGCTCCAAAGGCTTTAAAAGAGTATGTTAAAAAGAATCCAAAGGCTGCAGGGCTTCCATTAAGGGATTGGGAAAAGGATTCTAAAGCCCATGTTGCACATATGGAAAAAGGGGATTTCTTTGAGCATGAGCAATCATTTACAGCTGAAAGGGATATGACAGTTAGGATTGAATTTGTTGACAAAAATGGTAATGTCAAGGTTTTGAAGGATAATCTGAAAGTTGATGAAGGTGAAATTTTAAGCAGTACTTATATAAGTGTTAAAGAGTTGAAAAAGTACTTTGAAAAAGAGATAAAAGACGCAAAAGATAAAGATTTACTTTTATCCTTGCACCTTAAAGCAACCATGATGAAGGTTTCTGACCCACCAATTTTTGGCCACGCAGTGACAACATTCTTTAAAGATGTTTTTGAAAAGTATGAAAAAGAGTTTAAAGAGATAGGTGTTAATCCAAACAACGGTCTTGTTGACCTTTACAAAAAGATTGAAAAACTGCCTGCTGAAAAACAGGAAGAGATAAAGAAGGCAATTGAAGAGTCATACAAAAACAATCCAGACCTTGCAATGGTTGATTCAGACAAGGGAATTACAAACCTTCACGCACCAAACCTTGTAATTGTTGACGCGTCAATGCCTGTTGTTATCAGGGAAGGCGGCAAGATGTGGGATAAAAATGGTGAATTAAAGCAGACAAAGGCTTTAATCCCTGATAGATGCTATGCAACAATGTACAAAGAGATTGTTGAAGACTGCAAGAAAAACGGAAAATTTGACAGAACAACAATAGGTACTGTTCAGAATATTGGTTTAATGGCGAAAAAGGCTGAAGAGTACGGTTCACACGACAAAACCTTTGTCCTTGAAGATGATGGTATTGTTAGAATTGTTGACGAAAACGGAAAAGTTTATACAGAGCATAAGGTTGAAAAACACGATATCTGGAGAGCTTACAGTGCAAAGGACATTGCAATAAAAGACTGGGTTGGCCTTGCTGTACACAGGGCAAAGGTAACAGGTTTTACCACAATTTTCTGGCTTGATAATGAAAGGGCTCACGACAGAGAAGTTATCAAAAAGGTTGAAAAGTACCTCAAAGACTATGACACAGAAGGCCTTGACATTAAAATTTTAAAACCTGAAGAGGCAATGAAGGAAACATTGAAGAGATTCAGGGCAGGCAAAGACACAATTTCAGTAACAGGGAATGTTTTAAGGGATTACCTGACAGATCTTTTCCCGATAATTGAAATTGGAACAAGTGCAAAGGTTCTTTCAATTGTTCCACTCCTTGCAGGTGGCGGATTATTTGAAACAGGTGCAGGCGGCTCTGCTCCAAAGCACATTCAGCAGTTTATTGAGCAGGGACACTTAAGATGGGATTCGACTGCGGAGTTTAACGCAGTTGGTGCAACTTTAGAGTTTATGGAGCAGAAAGAAGGACATAAAAAGGCTGGCGTAATGGGCAGGGCTGTTGAGAAGGCTGTCTCAACATTGCTTGAGAACGAGCAGTGGCCAGGGAGAAAAGTTGGCCAGTTAGACAACAGAGGTTCACAGGCTTACTTTACTTTATACTGGGCTGAAGCACTGGCAGAGCAGAACGAAGATAATGAATTAAAAGAGGCTTTCAAACCTATTGCTGAAAAATTAAGAGAAAATATTGACACAATAATTAAAGAAATTTCCGAGTCTGAAGGAAAGCCTGCAGATATTGACGGATATTACTTCCCTGATGAAGAAAAGGTAACAAAGGCTATGCTTCCAAGCAAAACCTTTGTTTCAATCCTTGAAGAGTACTTAGGGGAAAAGGTATTTAACTAA